From Phragmitibacter flavus, the proteins below share one genomic window:
- a CDS encoding sulfatase family protein, translating to MRHAILTALTCLSLIHPLVAATEPQSKPNIILMMGDDHGWEETGYNGHTHIKTPVLDEMAATGLRFDRFYATHPSCSPTRAAFLTGRHPNRMGTFAPGWSIRPEEITIAQLLSNVGYRCAHFGKWHIGAVKKTSPVSPGAMGFHEWLSHDNFFELNPALSRNGADPEIFQGESSEILIAETIRFIDRARSTGQPFFTVVWFGSPHEPYSGLPADLALYDDLPALYSKEVKLTSNETGEQVTRSQGEVLRERYAEITAMDRAIGTLRKHLANQGLRDNTLVLYCGDNGTSPDAALGLPHRGVKGQVYEGGILVPGVIEWPARIPQPINTKFRASTSDLLPTLCALIDLPLPTRPIDGIDLSPVIDNNKTLTQRPSPLYFWNYNTSRFANLNPKPNPYIDPELQEGTSPLVKLQRGKATRDFTNWHHPSLNEQDFQGPRSIIHNGFKLVIHDKKTQPELFNLDADPAEKQNLIDSEPDKAAELQQQLRTWQKSVLNSLTGADYES from the coding sequence ATCATCCTCATGATGGGCGACGATCACGGTTGGGAGGAAACGGGCTACAACGGCCATACTCATATTAAAACCCCGGTGCTCGATGAAATGGCCGCCACGGGTCTGCGCTTCGACCGCTTCTACGCCACCCACCCAAGCTGCTCCCCCACCCGCGCCGCTTTTCTCACCGGTCGGCATCCGAACCGCATGGGCACCTTCGCCCCCGGCTGGTCCATCCGACCCGAAGAAATCACCATCGCCCAACTCCTCTCCAATGTCGGCTATCGCTGCGCCCACTTCGGCAAATGGCATATCGGAGCCGTCAAAAAAACTTCACCCGTCAGCCCCGGTGCCATGGGCTTTCATGAATGGCTCTCCCACGACAACTTCTTCGAGCTCAACCCCGCCCTGTCGCGCAATGGTGCCGACCCCGAAATATTCCAAGGCGAAAGCTCCGAGATCCTCATCGCCGAAACCATCCGCTTCATCGACCGCGCGAGATCCACCGGCCAGCCATTCTTCACTGTCGTCTGGTTCGGCTCTCCTCACGAACCCTACAGCGGACTCCCTGCCGACCTCGCCCTCTACGACGACCTCCCCGCGCTTTACTCAAAGGAAGTAAAACTCACCTCCAACGAAACCGGCGAACAAGTCACCCGCTCACAAGGCGAAGTGCTCCGCGAACGTTACGCCGAAATCACCGCCATGGACCGCGCCATCGGCACCCTCAGAAAACACCTCGCCAACCAGGGCCTGCGCGACAACACCCTCGTCCTCTACTGCGGCGACAACGGCACCTCCCCCGACGCCGCCCTCGGCCTGCCGCATCGCGGCGTCAAAGGCCAGGTCTACGAAGGTGGCATCCTCGTCCCCGGAGTCATCGAATGGCCCGCCCGTATCCCCCAACCCATCAATACCAAATTCCGCGCCAGCACCAGCGACCTCCTGCCCACCCTCTGCGCCCTCATCGACCTCCCTCTTCCCACCCGACCCATCGACGGCATCGACCTCAGTCCCGTCATCGACAACAACAAGACCCTAACCCAACGTCCGTCCCCCCTCTACTTCTGGAACTACAACACCTCCCGCTTCGCCAACCTCAACCCCAAACCCAATCCCTACATCGATCCCGAACTTCAGGAAGGCACCTCCCCCTTGGTCAAACTCCAACGCGGCAAAGCCACCCGCGACTTCACCAACTGGCATCATCCGTCATTGAATGAACAGGACTTCCAAGGCCCACGCTCCATCATTCACAACGGCTTCAAACTCGTCATCCACGATAAAAAAACCCAACCCGAACTCTTCAATCTCGACGCCGATCCCGCCGAGAAACAGAATCTCATCGACTCTGAACCCGACAAAGCAGCCGAACTTCAGCAACAACTCCGCACCTGGCAGAAATCCGTCCTCAACAGCCTCACCGGTGCCGATTACGAATCCTGA